The Sulfurospirillum tamanense genome includes a region encoding these proteins:
- a CDS encoding Mrp/NBP35 family ATP-binding protein, giving the protein MTKELVLEALKGVKYPGFEKDIVAFGFVKDVEVSGENVLLNVEIVSASPEVAEELRGAITACLTKAGAARVDVTIKQPKPPAQKSNSQSGKNIAPHVRNFVMVSSGKGGVGKSTTTVNLALAMAAQGKKVGLLDADIYGPNIPRMLGVVGTHPEIVGQKVKPIQTHGIEMMSMGSLMEEGQSLIWRGAMVMKAIEQLLGDILWSDLDVLFIDMPPGTGDAQLTLAQSVPVTVGVCVTTPQQVALDDTVRSLDMFQKLHIPIAGIVENMSGFICPESGKEYDIFGKGTTQPLATEFNTVVLAEVPIEPAVREGGDAGKPVTFYAPSSETAKRYHEAARKLWATIEKVNEEGGASNEAIQPTTPAGVSACSAKH; this is encoded by the coding sequence TTGACAAAAGAATTAGTTTTAGAAGCCCTTAAAGGGGTCAAATACCCAGGATTTGAAAAAGACATCGTCGCCTTTGGCTTTGTCAAAGACGTAGAAGTGAGCGGTGAAAATGTGCTACTTAATGTAGAGATTGTCTCAGCAAGCCCTGAGGTGGCCGAAGAACTTCGCGGTGCTATTACTGCCTGTTTGACCAAAGCGGGTGCGGCGCGCGTGGACGTGACCATCAAACAGCCTAAGCCCCCAGCCCAAAAAAGCAACTCCCAGTCAGGTAAAAACATCGCCCCACACGTGAGAAACTTTGTTATGGTCAGCTCCGGCAAAGGCGGTGTGGGCAAGTCTACCACCACGGTGAACCTTGCTCTTGCTATGGCGGCCCAAGGTAAAAAGGTCGGCTTGTTGGATGCGGACATTTACGGGCCAAACATTCCTCGGATGCTTGGCGTTGTAGGCACGCATCCTGAGATTGTCGGGCAAAAAGTCAAGCCCATCCAAACCCACGGCATCGAGATGATGAGCATGGGGTCGCTCATGGAAGAGGGGCAATCGCTCATCTGGCGTGGCGCCATGGTCATGAAAGCCATCGAACAACTCCTTGGCGACATTTTGTGGAGTGACTTGGATGTGCTCTTCATCGACATGCCTCCAGGAACGGGTGACGCGCAATTAACACTCGCGCAAAGCGTGCCTGTCACCGTGGGTGTGTGTGTCACGACGCCACAACAAGTAGCCCTTGATGACACCGTGCGAAGCCTCGACATGTTCCAAAAACTCCACATTCCTATCGCGGGGATTGTGGAAAACATGAGCGGTTTTATCTGTCCAGAAAGTGGCAAAGAGTACGACATCTTTGGCAAAGGAACTACTCAGCCTTTAGCGACAGAATTTAACACCGTCGTGCTAGCAGAAGTACCCATCGAACCCGCCGTGCGTGAAGGCGGAGACGCGGGCAAGCCTGTCACGTTCTACGCCCCAAGCTCTGAAACCGCCAAACGCTACCACGAAGCGGCGCGCAAATTGTGGGCGACTATCGAAAAAGTAAACGAAGAGGGTGGCGCTTCCAACGAAGCCATCCAACCCACCACGCCTGCTGGCGTGAGTGCGTGTTCTGCTAAACATTAG
- a CDS encoding helix-turn-helix transcriptional regulator encodes MSYKHDYDKTLTRLLEILRRLYEGETLHVNELAEEFNTSTRTIQRDFNERLIRFPIQKSGRGWQMQEGFCLTKTTNLQDQLVLDMLEKMSENLGSGFSLRAKHLLSKIKNQDLSPIYARLNIEDISDWMEQIYTLEAAIVKNRIVRFAYHKESKDFQTEIKPLKIVNFDGYWYVVGLESRTNVFKKYHLKSMRNLQVQEKTFTHDKALDEKLDNAINIWFSANKEAFEVVLHVDAVVAKYFLRKPLSKSQRTLEAREDGSLLLSFRITHEMEILPTIMAFLPHIQVHHPASLREAIATRLRNYLNNRALKDDVFLLE; translated from the coding sequence ATGTCTTATAAACACGACTACGATAAAACCCTCACGCGCCTTTTGGAAATCTTGCGACGCTTGTACGAGGGGGAAACCTTACATGTAAACGAACTTGCAGAAGAGTTTAACACCAGTACGCGCACCATTCAACGCGATTTCAACGAACGGCTCATTCGCTTTCCCATCCAAAAATCAGGGCGTGGCTGGCAAATGCAAGAGGGATTTTGCCTCACCAAAACCACCAACCTCCAAGACCAACTCGTCCTTGATATGCTCGAAAAGATGAGCGAAAACCTAGGTTCAGGCTTTTCGCTTCGCGCCAAGCACTTACTCTCAAAAATCAAAAACCAAGACCTAAGCCCCATCTACGCAAGGCTCAACATCGAAGACATCAGCGACTGGATGGAGCAGATTTACACCCTTGAAGCGGCCATTGTAAAAAACCGCATCGTGAGGTTTGCCTACCACAAAGAAAGCAAGGATTTCCAGACAGAAATCAAGCCTTTGAAGATTGTTAACTTTGATGGGTACTGGTACGTAGTCGGCCTAGAAAGTCGCACCAATGTGTTTAAAAAATACCACCTCAAAAGCATGCGCAACCTCCAAGTTCAAGAAAAGACCTTTACACACGACAAAGCGCTCGATGAAAAACTCGACAACGCGATTAATATTTGGTTTAGTGCAAACAAAGAGGCTTTTGAAGTGGTCTTACATGTAGACGCAGTGGTCGCTAAATATTTTCTACGCAAACCCCTCTCCAAGTCCCAACGCACCCTAGAAGCACGAGAAGACGGAAGCTTACTCCTTTCCTTTCGCATCACCCACGAAATGGAAATACTCCCGACCATCATGGCGTTTTTGCCCCACATCCAAGTACACCACCCCGCAAGCCTTCGCGAAGCTATTGCAACAAGGCTTCGAAACTACCTAAATAACCGTGCACTCAAAGATGATGTTTTTTTACTGGAATAA
- a CDS encoding DUF2779 domain-containing protein, whose product MHLSKSLYTRGLQCVKSLWLKKHAPSVLTPPDAAVQAIFDTGNAVGELACALFPNGVTIPYEGTTFEDKIILTQDYINAGQKHIYEATFKYEGILVMVDILCIEDNTVIINEVKSSTQVKDVYLDDASVQYYVLNGLGYDVRRVNIIHINNQYERADTLDIASLFTITDVTHAVLEKQSDIPLHVERFREHLEDKENEPPVDIGKHCTEPYACDGFGYCWYKQRQIPPYSVFNISRLRLDKKLALYKSGIVKLEDISNLAPYSLAQQIQIQAHLSQKPIIDTDAIKAFLQTLRYPIYHLDFETFQQAIPQWRGIRPFMQIPFQYSIHVDYGDGKVEHKEFLACEGEDPREALATQLAQDIPLDADILAYNMGFEKGVIKALAQSFPSLAPKLMALHDNIKDLMSPFQNKHYYHPKMQGSYSIKSVLPALVPEMENAYKELNLVHHGGEAMQAFGALSTIDELTKEAYRNALLAYCKLDTLAMVKVLEKLKELAPPKEA is encoded by the coding sequence ATGCATCTGTCCAAGTCCCTCTACACGCGCGGTTTGCAGTGTGTCAAATCCCTTTGGCTTAAAAAGCACGCGCCCTCTGTGCTCACGCCTCCAGATGCGGCTGTGCAAGCTATTTTTGACACAGGTAATGCGGTTGGAGAGTTAGCCTGTGCACTTTTTCCTAATGGTGTCACCATTCCCTATGAAGGCACCACCTTTGAAGATAAAATCATCCTCACTCAAGACTACATCAACGCAGGGCAAAAACATATTTACGAGGCGACGTTTAAGTATGAGGGCATTTTGGTCATGGTCGATATTTTGTGTATCGAAGACAACACGGTTATCATCAACGAAGTCAAAAGCTCCACGCAAGTCAAAGACGTGTACCTAGACGACGCCTCCGTCCAGTACTACGTTTTAAATGGCCTTGGTTATGATGTGAGGCGCGTGAACATCATCCACATCAACAACCAATACGAACGCGCAGACACCCTTGATATTGCTAGCCTTTTCACCATCACCGACGTGACCCATGCCGTGCTAGAAAAACAAAGCGATATCCCTTTACATGTAGAGAGGTTTCGTGAGCATTTAGAGGACAAAGAAAACGAACCACCCGTTGATATTGGCAAACACTGCACCGAACCATATGCGTGTGATGGATTTGGGTATTGTTGGTATAAACAGCGACAAATTCCCCCTTATAGTGTTTTTAATATCTCAAGATTGCGCCTAGATAAAAAACTCGCCCTTTACAAAAGCGGTATTGTGAAGCTGGAAGATATAAGCAATCTCGCTCCTTATTCGTTGGCCCAACAAATCCAAATCCAAGCCCATCTTTCCCAAAAACCCATCATCGACACAGATGCTATCAAAGCGTTTTTGCAAACACTACGCTATCCCATTTACCATTTAGACTTTGAAACCTTTCAGCAGGCAATTCCGCAGTGGAGGGGCATCAGGCCTTTTATGCAAATCCCGTTTCAGTACTCCATCCATGTTGATTATGGCGATGGCAAGGTGGAACACAAAGAATTTTTAGCCTGTGAGGGCGAAGACCCAAGGGAGGCGTTAGCGACCCAGTTGGCGCAAGACATTCCCTTAGACGCGGATATTTTGGCGTACAACATGGGCTTTGAAAAAGGGGTCATCAAAGCCCTTGCCCAAAGCTTCCCATCCCTTGCTCCAAAACTCATGGCCTTGCACGATAACATCAAAGACCTCATGAGCCCCTTTCAAAACAAGCACTACTACCACCCCAAAATGCAAGGAAGCTACTCTATCAAATCCGTCCTCCCCGCCCTCGTGCCTGAAATGGAAAATGCTTATAAAGAATTAAACCTAGTCCACCATGGCGGGGAAGCCATGCAAGCCTTTGGCGCACTTTCGACAATCGACGAACTTACCAAAGAGGCTTACAGAAATGCTTTGCTTGCGTACTGCAAACTAGACACATTGGCCATGGTGAAAGTATTGGAAAAACTCAAAGAACTAGCCCCGCCAAAGGAAGCCTAA
- a CDS encoding leucine-rich repeat domain-containing protein: MQRDDEIQALCAWADANQLPYKCLPRDMEVLYSLTILKLFRKNLTELPTSLGCLTNLKKFNVFSNRLTCIPVQLMNCKNLELLNLKKNMISSIPPEIGQLTKLRYLDLNVNALSALPKEIGELTSLESLFLFGNDLRALPKEIIKLKNLSTLELDGNPRLVLSSAQQEWIEELKTNGCDVFGPSEGDVQ; encoded by the coding sequence ATGCAACGCGATGACGAGATACAGGCACTGTGCGCATGGGCAGACGCAAACCAACTCCCTTACAAGTGCCTTCCAAGAGACATGGAAGTGCTTTACTCCCTAACCATTTTGAAGCTTTTTAGGAAAAACTTGACGGAATTGCCCACATCTCTTGGTTGTCTGACAAATCTAAAGAAATTCAATGTTTTCAGCAACCGTCTTACTTGCATTCCTGTCCAACTCATGAATTGCAAAAATTTAGAACTCTTGAATTTGAAAAAGAATATGATAAGCTCGATACCGCCAGAAATCGGTCAACTGACAAAGCTTAGATACCTAGACCTTAATGTAAACGCACTAAGCGCTTTGCCAAAAGAGATAGGCGAGCTTACCAGTTTGGAAAGTCTATTTCTCTTTGGAAATGATTTGCGTGCTTTGCCCAAAGAAATCATCAAGCTCAAAAACCTTTCTACTTTAGAACTTGATGGCAATCCAAGGCTCGTGCTCTCGTCCGCTCAACAAGAATGGATAGAAGAGCTAAAAACAAATGGGTGCGATGTGTTTGGCCCATCAGAAGGAGATGTACAGTGA
- a CDS encoding PD-(D/E)XK nuclease family protein: protein MSEENKVQVLKDFVFNDEVQELLAQISECVMDFNVLEITGMGTQEIKHSKLLAWMFGDNEHGLDYAILEGFLKRVVDANDEGETLESLKHYLYLPENKRNITVLCEQDNIDLLVVDEANKVVVVIENKVYAKERTQGEDGGQLNKYTDIVRRKYSGYACYFVYLTLDSSLPSNGNEQWMCASHDMVGQTVEHLLGTQSINLKAELVLSSYVDLLKRRKIMEDKALEELCKKVWAKNTEALDILMEYRTTNLDKLYEMVEKEFKFYHEEYHAIETVATDKIYQHVHGKKWSTENWAVDAHLEKHPKSLWFGYYHPSDSRATNEKLASLYKALLNENILNKKRAKATEILKINEEDVINMDEEELQKEINKVIALIRGKIKEFEKTVDEILGA from the coding sequence GTGAGTGAAGAAAACAAGGTGCAAGTTCTCAAAGACTTTGTCTTTAACGACGAAGTTCAGGAGCTTTTAGCACAAATATCTGAGTGTGTGATGGACTTTAATGTCTTGGAAATCACAGGCATGGGAACGCAAGAAATCAAACACTCCAAGCTTTTAGCGTGGATGTTTGGGGACAATGAGCACGGCTTAGACTACGCTATCTTGGAAGGGTTCCTTAAAAGAGTGGTTGATGCAAACGATGAAGGCGAAACCCTAGAATCTCTAAAGCATTACCTCTATTTGCCTGAAAACAAGCGCAATATTACCGTGCTTTGTGAACAAGATAATATTGACCTGCTGGTTGTGGATGAAGCAAACAAGGTTGTTGTTGTCATTGAAAATAAAGTATACGCCAAGGAGAGAACGCAGGGTGAAGATGGAGGACAATTAAACAAATACACTGACATTGTGAGGCGAAAGTACAGTGGTTATGCGTGTTATTTTGTCTATCTTACGCTTGATTCATCTTTGCCATCCAATGGCAATGAGCAGTGGATGTGCGCAAGTCACGACATGGTTGGGCAAACAGTTGAACACCTTCTTGGAACTCAGAGTATCAACTTAAAAGCTGAACTTGTGTTGTCGAGCTATGTGGATTTACTAAAAAGGAGAAAAATTATGGAAGATAAGGCACTAGAAGAGTTGTGTAAAAAAGTATGGGCCAAAAACACAGAAGCGCTTGACATTCTAATGGAGTACCGAACGACAAACCTTGACAAGCTGTATGAGATGGTTGAAAAAGAGTTCAAATTTTATCATGAAGAATATCATGCTATTGAAACTGTCGCAACCGACAAGATTTACCAGCATGTTCATGGAAAAAAATGGAGTACAGAAAATTGGGCTGTTGATGCTCATCTAGAAAAACACCCCAAATCTCTTTGGTTTGGCTATTACCATCCTAGCGATTCAAGAGCTACCAACGAAAAGCTTGCCAGTCTTTACAAAGCACTACTAAATGAAAATATTTTAAACAAGAAAAGAGCCAAGGCTACAGAAATTTTAAAGATTAACGAAGAAGATGTAATCAACATGGATGAGGAAGAACTTCAAAAAGAGATAAATAAAGTTATTGCATTAATACGAGGAAAAATCAAAGAGTTTGAAAAAACTGTGGACGAAATCTTGGGCGCTTGA
- a CDS encoding tetrahydrodipicolinate N-succinyltransferase N-terminal domain-containing protein codes for MAIKGIETKEAFAKLVEKTKAKSGYKDPIGFGVARVDRGQLTPSKILQASFPVVNWNENFGSAAVFVAALDEAGIEVDFSGSEFVCDVKKKFVKNAMAAFEPFLEEAMGDAHKNVQVIQHLDFIAQNEGLEKDFRLVFLFEDAAPKSVEAVYLKLYALSTGKAPLRSLNLSGAFGVLENVAWSMNVPIELAWLRENEIEMKLDGTFPVIEGVDKFPRFLQHVIPADNTRILDASKVRMGAQLAAGTTVMPGASYINFNAGTTGPVMVEGRISSSAIVGAGSDVGGGASILGVLSGTNGNPVSIGKNTLLGANSVTGIPLGDGCIVDAGIAILEGTKVSISSAQMEKIKEVNPEFEYVLGEETYVFKGLDLAGFHGLHFRQDSITGALKVFRSQREVVLNSELH; via the coding sequence ATGGCCATTAAAGGGATTGAAACAAAAGAGGCGTTCGCCAAATTGGTGGAAAAAACAAAGGCCAAGTCTGGCTATAAAGACCCTATCGGTTTTGGAGTTGCCAGAGTCGATCGCGGACAACTTACCCCTTCAAAAATCCTTCAAGCAAGCTTTCCTGTGGTCAACTGGAATGAAAACTTTGGCAGTGCGGCTGTATTTGTCGCTGCACTTGACGAAGCGGGTATTGAGGTAGATTTTTCAGGTAGTGAGTTCGTGTGCGACGTAAAAAAGAAGTTTGTTAAAAATGCCATGGCGGCGTTTGAGCCATTTTTAGAAGAAGCCATGGGAGATGCGCATAAAAACGTACAAGTCATTCAGCACCTTGATTTCATTGCTCAAAACGAGGGTCTTGAAAAAGATTTCCGCTTGGTTTTCTTGTTTGAAGATGCGGCACCAAAAAGCGTAGAAGCGGTCTACCTCAAGCTCTATGCGCTCTCAACAGGTAAAGCGCCTTTGCGTTCTTTGAACCTAAGTGGCGCGTTTGGGGTACTTGAAAACGTCGCATGGTCCATGAATGTGCCCATCGAGCTTGCATGGTTGCGTGAAAATGAGATTGAAATGAAGCTCGATGGCACCTTCCCTGTGATTGAAGGAGTGGACAAATTCCCGCGCTTTTTACAACATGTCATTCCTGCAGACAACACGCGGATTTTAGACGCGAGCAAAGTTCGCATGGGCGCGCAACTGGCCGCAGGTACCACGGTGATGCCAGGAGCAAGCTATATTAACTTCAACGCAGGAACCACAGGCCCCGTGATGGTTGAGGGGCGCATTAGCTCTTCGGCGATTGTGGGTGCGGGAAGCGACGTGGGCGGCGGTGCTAGCATTTTGGGTGTTTTGAGCGGCACCAACGGTAATCCCGTTAGTATTGGCAAAAACACCTTGCTTGGCGCCAACTCTGTTACGGGTATTCCGCTGGGAGATGGGTGTATCGTGGATGCAGGTATCGCGATTTTAGAGGGTACAAAAGTGAGCATTTCATCAGCCCAAATGGAAAAAATCAAAGAAGTAAACCCCGAATTTGAGTATGTTTTGGGTGAAGAAACATATGTGTTTAAGGGATTAGATTTGGCAGGTTTTCACGGCCTTCACTTTCGTCAAGACAGCATCACAGGCGCTTTGAAGGTGTTTCGTTCTCAGCGCGAAGTTGTGCTAAACAGCGAACTTCACTAG
- a CDS encoding GGDEF domain-containing protein, whose product MPSLLTLPLFALSLCLLLFFGQPFFLWFDGLLEGQLSVLAMLLPLLSLFFSLHFGRAKPMLLSFLLFCGQGAILFYEPLGLTKEAAIQTFFLLLPVAFLLLGLMSEKGVFGKPSLPRYGVTLALCLVGYFLARSNTLGITIATPIFKTPLPFEPLSQIALVLYGVGVVFLLLYGLLESKQAEKSLAWALVVGGLPALGASSLPALYLGGASLIFLVALSNDAYRMAFIDTLTGIPSRRAMEEYFERLSPPFTIAMTDIDHFKNFNDTYGHDVGDDVLRKVATTLKGVKGGGKAFRYGGEEFALVFAGKQVKECKLYLEEVREAIANQGFQIRGNDRAPKKSPAKSGTTVSLTISIGACDHSWGKDIPAIVKKADTLLYQAKKAGRNCVKLASTKAS is encoded by the coding sequence ATGCCTTCCTTGTTGACCTTGCCACTTTTTGCACTCTCATTATGCCTCTTGCTCTTTTTTGGCCAGCCTTTTTTTCTTTGGTTTGATGGACTTTTAGAGGGGCAACTTAGTGTACTGGCCATGCTATTGCCTCTACTTAGCCTCTTTTTTAGCCTTCACTTTGGACGGGCAAAACCTATGCTTTTGTCGTTTTTGCTGTTTTGTGGACAAGGGGCAATCTTGTTCTATGAACCCTTGGGGCTTACCAAAGAAGCAGCCATTCAAACTTTTTTTCTTTTATTGCCTGTGGCGTTTTTGCTTCTTGGGCTCATGAGCGAAAAGGGTGTCTTTGGCAAACCTTCCCTCCCGCGCTATGGCGTCACTTTAGCCTTATGCCTTGTTGGATACTTTCTAGCACGTAGCAACACCCTTGGTATCACCATTGCTACACCCATTTTCAAGACCCCCTTACCCTTTGAGCCTTTGTCACAGATTGCTTTGGTGCTTTATGGGGTTGGGGTTGTTTTTTTACTACTGTATGGCTTGCTCGAATCCAAACAAGCTGAAAAATCCCTTGCGTGGGCCTTGGTGGTGGGTGGGCTTCCCGCCCTTGGTGCCTCGTCGCTTCCTGCGCTGTATTTGGGTGGAGCGAGCCTTATTTTTTTGGTAGCACTCAGCAATGATGCGTACCGCATGGCTTTTATTGACACTCTCACAGGCATTCCTTCGCGCCGGGCTATGGAAGAGTATTTTGAACGGCTTTCGCCTCCTTTTACCATTGCTATGACCGACATTGACCATTTTAAAAATTTTAATGACACCTATGGACACGATGTGGGTGATGACGTATTGCGAAAGGTTGCCACGACACTTAAAGGGGTCAAGGGGGGCGGCAAAGCTTTTCGGTATGGAGGAGAGGAGTTTGCTCTTGTCTTTGCAGGAAAGCAAGTCAAGGAGTGTAAGCTTTATCTGGAAGAAGTGCGTGAAGCTATTGCCAATCAGGGGTTTCAGATTCGTGGTAATGACCGCGCGCCCAAAAAATCTCCCGCCAAATCCGGCACCACTGTTTCGCTAACCATTAGCATCGGTGCTTGTGACCATTCTTGGGGAAAAGACATCCCCGCTATTGTCAAAAAGGCGGACACCCTTTTGTACCAAGCAAAAAAAGCAGGAAGAAACTGCGTCAAACTAGCTTCCACAAAGGCTTCTTGA
- a CDS encoding ABC-F family ATP-binding cassette domain-containing protein — MVNVRNITMRFGAQLLFEDISLTLDGGKRYGLIGANGAGKSTFMKILAHQLEPSSGHVSVDSGLRVGVLSQNQYAYEEFSLKDAVLYGNKRLFDAQKEKEKLYETGDFEDEKVNDRLAELEIVCAEEDPTYESDVQIEKILESLGFPASIHEEKMSTLTGADKFKILLAQVLFPRPDVLFLDEPTNNLDLEAISWLEEQLKRHEGTLVVISHDRHFLNAVCTHILDVDFRKIREFSGTYDDWYIASTLIQKQQEADRSKKLKEKEELENFIRRFSANASKAKQATSRQKQLEKLDVSDLKVSTRRDPSILFKRNRDIGNEILEVRKVGKVYGDHKVFENLEFKVEKGDKIALIGPNGAGKTTLCQIIMDQIKPDGGEIFWGATMEPTYFPQNTTELITGDLPLFEWLQQFDKKQDLDEIRKCLGRMLFSGEEQKKGVSNLSGGEKHRIMLSKIMLQKGNFVLLDEPNNHLDLEAIIALGEALYRFDGNVLCVTHDRELIDAFANRILRIDEHGVLEDFRGDYESYREFHGQ, encoded by the coding sequence ATGGTTAATGTACGCAATATCACCATGCGCTTTGGCGCACAGCTTTTGTTTGAGGACATTTCGCTCACCCTTGATGGGGGTAAACGTTACGGGCTCATTGGTGCCAATGGCGCAGGCAAAAGTACGTTTATGAAAATCTTGGCCCACCAACTTGAACCCTCTAGCGGGCATGTGAGCGTGGACAGTGGCTTGCGCGTGGGCGTGCTAAGCCAAAACCAATACGCGTACGAAGAGTTTTCCCTCAAAGATGCCGTGCTTTATGGCAACAAACGTCTCTTTGACGCACAAAAAGAGAAAGAAAAACTTTACGAAACGGGTGATTTTGAAGATGAAAAGGTCAACGACCGCTTAGCAGAGCTTGAGATTGTCTGCGCCGAAGAGGACCCGACCTATGAGAGCGATGTGCAAATTGAAAAAATCTTGGAATCCTTGGGCTTTCCTGCTTCTATTCACGAAGAGAAAATGAGCACCCTCACTGGCGCAGATAAATTCAAAATCCTCCTCGCCCAAGTGCTTTTCCCTCGCCCTGATGTATTGTTTTTGGACGAGCCTACCAATAACCTTGACCTAGAAGCCATCTCGTGGCTTGAAGAACAACTTAAGCGCCACGAGGGAACTTTGGTGGTCATCTCGCACGACCGCCACTTTTTAAATGCCGTGTGTACGCATATCTTAGACGTAGATTTTCGTAAAATCCGTGAGTTTTCAGGCACCTATGATGATTGGTACATCGCTTCGACATTGATTCAAAAACAGCAAGAAGCAGACCGCAGTAAAAAACTCAAAGAAAAAGAAGAGCTTGAAAACTTTATCCGCCGCTTCTCTGCTAACGCCTCCAAGGCAAAACAGGCCACAAGCCGCCAGAAACAACTAGAAAAGCTTGATGTTTCTGACCTCAAAGTTTCCACCAGACGCGATCCGAGCATCTTGTTCAAGCGCAACCGCGACATCGGCAACGAAATCCTAGAAGTGCGCAAGGTTGGCAAGGTTTACGGAGACCATAAAGTGTTTGAAAACCTAGAATTCAAAGTAGAAAAAGGCGATAAAATCGCCCTTATTGGGCCAAATGGCGCGGGAAAAACTACGTTGTGTCAGATTATTATGGACCAGATTAAGCCCGATGGCGGAGAGATTTTTTGGGGTGCGACGATGGAGCCGACCTATTTTCCACAAAATACCACCGAGCTTATCACAGGGGATTTGCCTCTGTTTGAGTGGTTGCAGCAGTTTGATAAAAAACAAGACCTCGATGAAATCCGCAAATGCCTTGGGCGGATGCTGTTTTCTGGCGAAGAGCAAAAAAAAGGCGTTTCAAACCTCAGTGGTGGAGAAAAACACCGCATCATGCTTTCTAAAATCATGCTTCAAAAAGGGAATTTTGTGCTGTTGGATGAGCCCAACAACCACCTTGACCTTGAGGCCATCATCGCTCTGGGTGAAGCCCTTTACCGCTTCGATGGAAACGTGCTGTGCGTGACCCATGACCGCGAACTCATCGACGCCTTTGCTAACCGCATTTTACGCATCGACGAGCACGGTGTGTTGGAGGATTTTAGAGGGGATTATGAGAGTTATCGGGAGTTTCACGGTCAGTAG
- a CDS encoding MFS transporter, whose protein sequence is MRSIVFPISSLFFAIALMCVGYGLLMSLVGIRLQEFGNSDFVTGLVNASFFFGAILSSLSALKVISSVGHIRSFGVFAALLTFASLGHILTQNPLIWALFRALAGYSFYSMLLIIESWINEKTGSGDRSKVLSIYTVVFYLATSSGQLMLQVEDATGLLLFVLASMFIVLSLIPIAMTKIQEPHLHKVDRMSVPQLYGIAKLALVASFAGGILVGGFFTMAPVYAKNMGLSNASISMFMSIALLGALLSQWPIGWISDRLGRKIAILGVGFMSLVASLLLWIFDGQLLFLGAFLLGISIFAIYPLSLARANDTTDVEVSAVEISRTLLMTYGIGSFLAPVLIGASMNFLGNGGMFLLFSGVSLALCGYTLLRDKVPFEERSIYVPVPSASGDILPEFDPRQDEEWVQEQKEHIAEESWNSLGNEESTDRETPDNSHNPL, encoded by the coding sequence ATGCGCTCTATCGTTTTTCCTATCTCTTCACTGTTTTTTGCCATTGCGCTGATGTGCGTTGGGTACGGGTTGCTCATGAGTCTTGTGGGGATTCGACTCCAAGAGTTTGGCAACTCTGATTTTGTCACAGGGCTTGTGAATGCGAGCTTTTTCTTTGGCGCCATTCTCTCTTCGCTAAGTGCGCTCAAAGTCATTTCAAGTGTAGGGCATATTCGTAGCTTCGGGGTATTTGCCGCACTTCTTACCTTTGCTTCTTTGGGCCACATTCTCACCCAAAACCCACTGATTTGGGCACTTTTTCGTGCACTTGCGGGCTACTCTTTCTACAGCATGTTGCTCATCATTGAAAGCTGGATCAACGAAAAAACAGGTAGCGGGGATCGCAGCAAAGTGCTTTCTATCTACACGGTTGTTTTTTACCTCGCCACCTCAAGCGGGCAACTTATGCTTCAAGTGGAGGATGCGACAGGTTTATTGCTTTTTGTGTTGGCTTCTATGTTTATTGTTCTTTCGCTCATCCCTATTGCCATGACAAAAATTCAAGAGCCACATCTTCACAAAGTCGATCGCATGAGCGTGCCGCAACTTTATGGCATAGCAAAACTCGCACTCGTGGCAAGTTTTGCTGGAGGAATTTTAGTGGGTGGTTTTTTCACTATGGCGCCAGTTTATGCCAAAAACATGGGCCTTTCCAATGCCTCTATTTCGATGTTTATGAGTATTGCGCTGTTGGGTGCTTTGCTATCTCAGTGGCCCATTGGCTGGATTTCTGACCGCCTTGGACGAAAAATAGCCATTTTGGGCGTAGGATTCATGAGCCTAGTGGCTTCGCTTTTATTGTGGATATTTGATGGACAGTTGCTTTTCTTGGGGGCGTTTTTATTGGGTATTTCCATTTTTGCCATTTACCCCCTAAGCCTTGCCCGCGCCAATGACACCACCGACGTGGAAGTAAGTGCCGTAGAAATCAGCCGCACCCTACTAATGACCTATGGCATTGGTTCTTTTTTGGCACCTGTGCTCATTGGTGCGAGTATGAATTTTTTGGGAAATGGGGGCATGTTTTTACTCTTTAGTGGCGTCTCTCTTGCCTTATGCGGCTACACTCTCTTGCGAGACAAAGTTCCCTTTGAAGAGCGCAGTATCTACGTTCCTGTGCCTTCTGCTTCAGGGGACATCTTGCCTGAGTTTGACCCCAGACAAGACGAAGAGTGGGTACAAGAACAAAAAGAACACATCGCCGAGGAGTCTTGGAACTCCCTTGGCAATGAAGAGTCTACTGACCGTGAAACTCCCGATAACTCTCATAATCCCCTCTAA